From Calothrix sp. PCC 6303, a single genomic window includes:
- a CDS encoding AAA-like domain-containing protein, producing MPRGIRVRPDCITLVKQRTLQKGFTRQIDLAERINRGQSTAYSFLNGKPVDYLNFLEFCNLLNFDIQEIADFEALADIYTEKTQIEKPQKTNNSPPSSSPLPELEYPEGQVPLNSPFYVERSPIEQRCYEEIKKPGSLIRIKAPQHMGKSSLLARILQEAENQGNRTVEIDFQLVEEEFFSDFNKFIHWFCDTVAEGVAGNNRELLEKLLQQLDEHWKTGQRFGYMKTCKNYFERYLFPEINQPLVLGLEAVDRLFAYPKIYKDFFGLLRAVHEEAKRRDIWKQLRLVLAYSTEVYAYGPVDINQSPFNVGLALDLPEFTHEQVKDLTQRHQLNWSDTEVEKLMGLVSGHPFLVRLALYKIARQEINLAEFLQTAATAQGIYSRHLQHLEEILQQQPELQTAMQEVASSDNPVNLPTAIRFKLHSMGLVHLHGNEVTPRCQLYRQYFCSH from the coding sequence ATGCCACGCGGAATCAGAGTTCGTCCAGATTGCATCACCCTCGTCAAGCAAAGAACCTTACAAAAAGGATTTACCCGTCAAATCGATTTAGCTGAGAGAATCAATCGAGGACAATCCACAGCTTACAGTTTTCTCAATGGCAAACCAGTTGACTACCTGAATTTTTTAGAATTTTGCAACCTATTAAACTTCGACATCCAAGAAATCGCCGATTTTGAAGCACTCGCAGATATATATACAGAGAAAACACAAATAGAGAAACCACAAAAAACAAATAATTCTCCCCCCTCATCTTCCCCATTACCAGAACTCGAATATCCAGAAGGGCAAGTACCATTAAATTCTCCCTTCTACGTAGAACGTTCTCCCATCGAACAGCGCTGTTACGAAGAAATCAAAAAACCTGGTTCCCTCATCCGCATCAAAGCACCGCAACACATGGGAAAATCTTCACTCCTAGCGCGGATTCTCCAGGAAGCAGAAAACCAAGGCAACAGAACAGTAGAAATCGATTTTCAATTAGTAGAAGAAGAATTTTTCAGCGACTTTAACAAATTTATCCACTGGTTTTGTGATACTGTCGCCGAAGGAGTAGCGGGAAATAATCGAGAATTACTCGAAAAATTGCTGCAACAACTGGACGAACATTGGAAAACGGGACAGCGCTTTGGTTACATGAAAACATGTAAAAATTACTTTGAGCGCTACTTATTCCCAGAAATCAACCAACCCTTAGTTTTAGGTTTAGAAGCAGTCGATAGATTATTTGCATATCCCAAAATCTACAAGGATTTTTTCGGATTATTGCGTGCTGTCCACGAAGAAGCCAAACGTCGGGATATTTGGAAACAACTGCGGCTAGTATTAGCATATTCCACCGAAGTCTACGCTTACGGACCAGTAGATATCAATCAGTCACCCTTTAATGTCGGTTTGGCATTAGATTTACCAGAATTTACCCACGAACAAGTAAAAGATTTAACCCAACGTCATCAACTCAATTGGAGCGATACAGAGGTAGAAAAGTTGATGGGATTGGTGTCAGGACACCCTTTTTTAGTGCGTTTAGCTCTGTATAAAATTGCTCGGCAAGAAATCAATTTAGCTGAATTTTTGCAAACCGCAGCCACAGCACAAGGTATATATAGTAGACACCTGCAACATCTAGAAGAGATTTTGCAGCAACAACCAGAATTACAGACAGCAATGCAGGAAGTTGCTAGCAGCGATAATCCGGTAAATCTGCCAACTGCCATCAGATTCAAGTTACACAGCATGGGATTAGTACATTTACATGGTAACGAAGTCACACCCAGATGCCAGTTATACCGTCAATATTTTTGCAGTCATTAA
- a CDS encoding S1C family serine protease, with the protein MLSKIQNQFKSALVISALLSATLPIAPAKSQTSQPLQTNFSQTQQLTQANLVAEDVKPSVVRVVVGCKAKVYSPNTGKIYELEKITGHGSGFFVNPNGYAATNAHVTNPEDCQQILRADLAAKLEADGETLENVEAELKWIETKPIQLVYLPNQEQLPFEIINFGAVAGEGKDVSIIKVNLINAPVLKLAESNQVKLLDSVTVVGYPGLVETIPVFNEESFYEASFTRGQISAKKNLKDGTPILQITAPVPKGNSGGPVLNDNGEVIGLVTFGPDDNFTFIFTSDTIQEFLDSANISNQQGLVNQTYREGLQLYSRGEYSQALRKFELVKRLFPQHSEVENYLDKCQQVVANGN; encoded by the coding sequence ATGCTGTCTAAAATCCAGAATCAATTCAAATCTGCCCTAGTTATCTCTGCTTTACTTTCGGCTACATTACCCATCGCACCAGCCAAATCCCAAACTTCACAACCTTTACAAACCAATTTCAGCCAAACACAACAACTCACACAAGCCAATTTAGTCGCAGAAGATGTTAAACCATCAGTCGTGCGGGTAGTTGTTGGTTGCAAAGCCAAAGTTTACTCACCCAATACTGGTAAAATCTATGAGTTGGAAAAAATCACAGGTCATGGTTCTGGATTCTTTGTAAATCCCAATGGTTACGCTGCTACCAACGCCCATGTTACCAACCCAGAGGATTGCCAGCAAATTCTTCGAGCAGATTTAGCTGCAAAACTTGAAGCTGACGGAGAAACATTAGAAAATGTCGAAGCCGAATTAAAGTGGATTGAAACCAAACCAATTCAATTAGTATATTTACCAAATCAAGAACAGCTACCTTTTGAAATTATTAATTTTGGTGCAGTTGCAGGTGAAGGTAAGGATGTTTCCATCATCAAAGTTAATCTAATTAATGCACCAGTTCTCAAACTTGCCGAATCCAACCAAGTCAAACTCTTAGACTCTGTAACCGTGGTGGGATATCCGGGATTAGTTGAAACAATTCCTGTATTTAACGAAGAATCCTTCTACGAAGCTAGTTTTACTCGTGGTCAAATTTCGGCTAAGAAAAACCTGAAAGATGGTACACCAATTCTCCAAATTACTGCCCCTGTACCTAAAGGGAACTCCGGTGGTCCCGTTCTCAATGATAACGGAGAAGTTATCGGTTTAGTCACCTTTGGTCCTGATGATAATTTTACCTTTATTTTCACCAGTGATACCATCCAAGAGTTTCTCGACTCTGCCAATATTAGTAATCAACAGGGATTGGTAAATCAGACATACCGCGAAGGATTACAATTGTACAGTCGAGGTGAATACAGCCAAGCATTACGGAAATTTGAGTTAGTCAAACGGTTATTTCCCCAGCATTCAGAGGTGGAAAATTACCTTGACAAATGTCAACAAGTTGTAGCTAACGGTAATTAG